A genomic window from Bacteroidales bacterium includes:
- a CDS encoding site-specific DNA-methyltransferase, with amino-acid sequence MIDKKPYIETIIEISRSYLEETFSNKERLMEFLQTVDYLKTKTNRKEIIDNFTDIYIDFVKKDYQNQYKKNNTKLVNFLENKDDGVKIIWGNCFDVMRGMKPESIHLMVTSPPYYNAREYSQWKNLNDYLDDMRMIIREAYRVLDNNRVFVFNVGDIFDNDNITTKSTWGKRRIPLGAYFTKIFEEEGFTFVDDFIWDKGEVQSERHKNGNKPYPFYQYPMNCYEHILIFHKHRNDTTRYPCPVCGCIKVNGNAYSEIGLKSWECKNFECFERSEANRGKRFSLKTITTQGRQEEKFAIEKEYIKKWRRDIIKINPVIKINSKGENTLGHTAPFPAEIPEFAVKMFSYPNEYVLDPFGGSFTSVITAKQLGRIGVGIELNKEMFGKSSMQNLTKSLHPQLFNTKNIQISEINLL; translated from the coding sequence ATGATAGATAAAAAACCATATATAGAAACAATTATTGAAATAAGCCGCTCCTATTTGGAAGAAACATTTTCAAATAAAGAAAGGCTTATGGAGTTTTTGCAAACAGTTGACTATTTAAAAACAAAAACAAACAGAAAAGAGATTATTGATAATTTTACAGATATTTATATTGATTTTGTTAAAAAGGATTATCAAAATCAATATAAAAAAAATAACACAAAACTTGTTAATTTTCTTGAAAATAAAGACGATGGCGTAAAAATTATATGGGGAAATTGTTTTGATGTAATGCGTGGGATGAAACCGGAATCAATTCATTTAATGGTTACATCGCCACCATATTATAACGCTCGTGAATATTCTCAATGGAAAAATTTGAATGATTATTTAGACGACATGAGAATGATAATTCGTGAGGCGTATCGTGTTTTGGACAACAATAGAGTTTTTGTTTTTAATGTGGGCGACATTTTTGATAATGACAATATTACAACAAAATCAACATGGGGAAAAAGACGTATTCCGCTTGGTGCTTATTTTACAAAAATATTTGAGGAAGAGGGTTTTACCTTTGTAGATGATTTTATTTGGGACAAAGGTGAGGTACAAAGCGAGCGACATAAAAATGGAAACAAGCCCTATCCTTTTTATCAATACCCGATGAATTGTTATGAACATATTTTGATTTTTCATAAACACAGAAACGATACAACACGATATCCTTGCCCTGTTTGTGGGTGTATAAAAGTTAATGGCAATGCTTATTCGGAAATTGGATTAAAAAGTTGGGAATGTAAAAATTTTGAATGTTTTGAACGCAGTGAGGCAAATCGTGGGAAAAGATTTTCGCTTAAAACGATTACTACACAGGGTAGGCAAGAAGAAAAATTTGCTATTGAAAAAGAATATATAAAAAAATGGCGCAGAGATATAATTAAAATCAATCCTGTCATAAAAATAAATTCAAAAGGAGAAAATACTTTGGGACATACTGCACCATTTCCTGCAGAAATTCCCGAATTTGCTGTAAAAATGTTTTCTTATCCAAATGAATATGTTTTAGACCCTTTTGGTGGCAGTTTTACTTCTGTAATAACAGCAAAACAACTTGGAAGAATTGGTGTTGGAATTGAATTAAATAAAGAGATGTTTGGCAAAAGCAGTATGCAAAATTTGACGAAATCTTTGCACCCGCAATTATTTAATACAAAAAATATTCAAATTTCAGAAATTAATTTATTATGA
- a CDS encoding tetratricopeptide repeat protein: MFNPQSQNLFTIHIKGHNLKLICHSVFKTLFLFVFLFLIFNNHSFSQNINGRQNKDEQLAAQYFQNKEYDKAIGLYSKLFNTNPYLYYQPYLDCFIELKEYDKAEKFIKKQIKQNPESSKYKVDLGYVYKLQNKNKKFEKQFKNIIDELMPNQQQVLELGAAFENKQEFDFAIRTYLKGRKLLKGYYPFFIELANVYGKINDYTSMFGEYLDAIETNPEYLEQIQGVFQTVITNDQDNKKTDILKNLIITKSQKNPENLIFSEMLVWLAIQLRDFESAFIQAKAIDRRFKEDGHRLIEVAKIFLDNEDYETAIKAYQHVINKGKDNPYFISAKIYLANVMMQKITTKRNYTTEELKELEKIYTSTIEELGKNPNTVYLLKDYAHLEAFYLNNTDTAINILSEAIDISGSSQQAKAQCKIELADVYVLTGEVWEATLLYSQVEKALKNDPLGHFARFKNAKLSFYRGDFKWAQAQLDILKAATSKLISNDAIELSLLISDNIDADSNLTPLLLYAKADLLAFQNKYDEAQKTLDSILLFFKQHPIADDAVYKKAELFFAVGNYKDATELYKKVYDEYESDIRGDDALFKLAELNEKFLNDIPKAKEFYQELLTKYPGSVFVIEARKRFRTLRGDVVN; the protein is encoded by the coding sequence ATGTTCAATCCTCAATCTCAAAATTTGTTTACCATACATATCAAAGGACATAATTTGAAACTCATCTGCCATAGCGTATTCAAAACTTTATTTCTTTTTGTTTTTTTATTTTTGATTTTTAATAATCATTCCTTTTCTCAAAACATTAATGGTCGTCAAAATAAAGATGAGCAGCTTGCAGCACAATATTTTCAAAATAAAGAGTACGATAAAGCAATAGGATTATATTCAAAACTTTTTAACACTAATCCTTATTTATATTATCAGCCATACCTTGATTGTTTTATTGAACTCAAAGAATATGATAAAGCCGAAAAATTTATAAAAAAACAAATAAAGCAAAATCCCGAATCCTCAAAATATAAAGTTGACCTTGGATATGTTTACAAGCTTCAAAATAAAAATAAAAAATTTGAAAAACAATTCAAAAATATAATTGATGAGTTGATGCCAAATCAACAGCAGGTACTCGAACTTGGAGCAGCTTTTGAAAATAAACAGGAATTTGATTTTGCAATAAGAACATATCTTAAAGGAAGAAAATTATTAAAAGGTTATTATCCCTTTTTCATTGAACTGGCAAATGTTTACGGAAAAATAAATGATTACACTTCGATGTTTGGCGAGTATCTTGATGCCATAGAAACAAATCCCGAATATCTCGAGCAGATTCAGGGTGTTTTTCAAACTGTGATTACCAACGACCAGGACAATAAGAAAACCGATATTTTGAAAAATCTTATTATCACCAAATCTCAGAAAAATCCCGAAAATCTTATTTTCTCCGAAATGCTTGTCTGGCTTGCGATTCAACTCAGGGATTTCGAATCGGCTTTCATTCAGGCAAAAGCAATTGACAGAAGATTTAAAGAAGACGGACACAGATTAATTGAAGTGGCAAAAATATTTTTGGATAACGAAGATTATGAAACTGCTATAAAAGCATACCAACATGTTATAAATAAAGGAAAAGATAATCCTTATTTTATTTCCGCCAAAATTTATCTGGCAAATGTAATGATGCAAAAGATTACAACCAAAAGAAATTATACAACCGAAGAACTAAAAGAACTTGAAAAAATTTATACTTCAACAATTGAAGAGCTGGGAAAAAATCCGAATACTGTTTATCTTCTGAAAGATTACGCACATCTCGAAGCTTTTTATCTTAACAATACCGATACGGCAATAAATATACTAAGTGAAGCCATTGATATTTCAGGTAGTTCACAGCAGGCAAAAGCACAATGTAAAATCGAACTTGCCGATGTTTATGTTCTCACGGGAGAAGTTTGGGAAGCAACACTATTGTATTCACAGGTTGAAAAAGCTTTAAAAAATGACCCGCTCGGACATTTTGCGAGATTTAAAAATGCAAAATTGTCTTTTTACAGAGGCGATTTTAAATGGGCACAGGCGCAACTTGACATTCTTAAAGCCGCTACTTCAAAACTAATATCTAACGATGCCATTGAACTCTCATTGCTGATAAGCGACAATATTGATGCCGACAGCAATTTAACTCCCCTCCTTCTTTATGCAAAAGCCGATTTACTTGCTTTTCAAAATAAATATGATGAAGCTCAAAAAACACTTGACTCAATTCTTCTCTTCTTCAAACAACATCCGATAGCCGATGATGCTGTTTATAAAAAAGCAGAATTGTTTTTTGCAGTTGGCAATTATAAAGATGCTACAGAATTATACAAAAAAGTTTATGACGAATACGAAAGCGACATACGTGGCGACGATGCTCTTTTTAAACTTGCAGAATTAAATGAAAAATTTTTAAACGATATTCCGAAAGCAAAAGAATTTTATCAGGAACTCCTCACAAAATATCCCGGAAGTGTTTTCGTTATTGAAGCCCGAAAAAGATTCAGAACACTCAGAGGCGATGTAGTTAATTAG
- a CDS encoding DUF6624 domain-containing protein yields MKKLFFIISMLLFNVAVIKSQNQNLSTLGDSAFEAGNFKLAKKFLQRDIKRDTTINSRYYTLAAIFALFNKTDSSFFYIKKYMKKPIIPEMVLGDPDLYNLRKDKKWLPVKNSLADQFLKNNPNLEKDPTIELIDMNAYNMAFVKDIENLQKIFGKNSKQIDSLQRLKNEINFTLQKRFMEMLDKTGWPKLSEVGNNASNSAFLIFQNSDLLTQKNYISFFKNAVDNKEASASNYVVIVDKIAVAENRKQTYGTQIKLNEKTKKNELYPIDDEKNVDKRRKELGLGSLSEYLSEFGIKYKLPVK; encoded by the coding sequence ATGAAAAAATTATTTTTTATTATTTCAATGTTATTGTTCAACGTTGCGGTTATTAAATCTCAAAATCAGAACCTGTCAACACTTGGCGACAGTGCCTTTGAAGCCGGAAATTTCAAATTAGCAAAAAAATTCTTACAGCGAGATATAAAAAGAGACACTACAATAAATTCGCGGTATTACACATTGGCTGCAATTTTTGCATTATTCAACAAAACCGATTCATCTTTCTTTTATATAAAAAAATACATGAAGAAACCCATAATACCTGAAATGGTGCTTGGCGACCCTGATTTATATAATTTACGAAAAGACAAAAAATGGTTGCCGGTAAAAAATTCCCTTGCCGACCAGTTCCTGAAAAACAATCCTAACCTTGAGAAAGACCCGACAATTGAACTTATTGATATGAATGCTTATAACATGGCATTTGTAAAAGACATTGAAAACCTCCAAAAAATATTCGGAAAAAATTCAAAACAAATAGATTCACTGCAAAGATTGAAGAATGAAATAAATTTTACTTTGCAGAAAAGATTCATGGAAATGCTTGATAAAACAGGATGGCCTAAACTGTCGGAAGTTGGAAATAATGCCTCGAACAGTGCTTTTCTGATTTTTCAAAACTCCGACCTTTTGACACAAAAAAATTATATTTCATTTTTTAAAAATGCTGTTGACAATAAAGAAGCAAGTGCATCAAACTATGTTGTTATCGTTGATAAAATTGCCGTTGCCGAAAACAGAAAACAAACTTACGGTACTCAAATTAAATTAAACGAAAAAACGAAGAAAAATGAACTTTACCCTATTGACGATGAAAAAAATGTTGACAAAAGAAGAAAAGAATTAGGACTCGGCTCACTATCCGAATATTTAAGCGAATTCGGAATTAAATATAAATTGCCTGTTAAATAA
- a CDS encoding nickel-dependent hydrogenase large subunit codes for MAHFYALAAPDFVVGPTAPAAERNVLGVIGKVGVEIGTEVIKQRRLAQEIQALLGGHQTHVMLNIPGGVRKGLKEDERKDIEQKAKGFIEFAKFSLKIFGDVVLANNTYVDIILNGPYKLNLYSMGLVDANNKVNFYDGKVRVVDQEGKEHCKYSPSEYRDYVEERVEPWTYLKFPYLKKIGWKGFVEGKDSGVYHATPLGRLNAADGMATPLAQVEYDKMYKTLGGKPVHNTLAMHWARLVELLYSAERCLELAQDSEITSKDLRAKLGDIPGEGVGIVEAQRGTLTHHYWTDKKGIVTKANIIVGTTNNNAAITMSIKKAAQGLIKKGVTVDDGILNMVEMAFRAYDPCFSCATHSLPGQMPMIVNFRDKEGNILRTIKRD; via the coding sequence ATTGCACATTTCTATGCTCTTGCTGCTCCCGATTTTGTTGTTGGTCCAACTGCACCCGCTGCCGAACGCAATGTTCTCGGTGTTATCGGAAAAGTTGGTGTTGAAATAGGAACCGAAGTTATAAAACAGCGCCGTCTTGCTCAGGAAATTCAGGCATTACTCGGTGGACATCAAACCCATGTCATGCTTAACATTCCGGGTGGTGTTAGAAAAGGATTGAAAGAAGATGAAAGAAAAGATATTGAACAAAAAGCAAAAGGATTTATCGAATTTGCAAAATTTTCATTAAAAATATTCGGAGATGTTGTTCTTGCAAATAATACTTATGTTGATATTATTCTAAACGGTCCTTATAAACTAAATTTATATTCCATGGGACTTGTTGATGCAAACAACAAAGTTAATTTCTATGATGGTAAAGTCAGAGTTGTTGACCAGGAAGGTAAAGAGCATTGCAAATATTCACCAAGTGAATATCGCGATTATGTAGAAGAAAGAGTTGAACCATGGACATATCTTAAATTCCCGTATCTTAAAAAAATTGGCTGGAAAGGTTTTGTCGAAGGAAAAGATTCCGGTGTTTATCATGCTACTCCACTTGGCCGTTTGAATGCTGCTGACGGAATGGCAACTCCGCTTGCTCAAGTTGAATATGATAAAATGTATAAAACTCTCGGTGGCAAGCCCGTTCACAATACTTTAGCAATGCATTGGGCGCGTCTTGTTGAATTGCTCTATTCTGCTGAAAGATGTCTTGAATTAGCTCAGGATTCCGAAATTACAAGCAAGGATTTGCGTGCAAAACTCGGGGATATACCTGGTGAAGGTGTTGGCATTGTTGAAGCACAGCGTGGAACTTTAACTCATCATTACTGGACCGACAAAAAAGGAATTGTTACAAAAGCAAATATAATTGTTGGAACTACCAATAACAACGCTGCAATTACAATGTCCATCAAAAAAGCAGCACAGGGTTTGATTAAAAAAGGAGTTACTGTTGATGATGGTATTCTTAACATGGTGGAAATGGCTTTTCGTGCTTATGACCCTTGTTTCTCATGTGCAACCCATAGTTTACCCGGACAAATGCCGATGATTGTGAATTTCCGTGATAAAGAAGGAAACATTTTAAGAACGATTAAAAGAGATTAG
- a CDS encoding four helix bundle protein, translating into MATVKRFEDLEVWKKARELNKIIYQVSGKGEFAKDFELKKQERKSSGSIMDNIAEGFERGGRGEFIQFLGISKGSAGELRSQNHRAFDVNYISNDEFKNINTRCIEISQMIQGLMDYLQNSEIKGTKYKKCEQL; encoded by the coding sequence ATGGCAACTGTTAAGAGATTTGAAGATTTGGAAGTTTGGAAAAAGGCAAGGGAATTAAATAAAATAATTTATCAGGTATCAGGTAAAGGTGAATTTGCAAAGGACTTTGAACTAAAAAAACAAGAACGGAAATCAAGTGGTTCAATTATGGATAACATTGCTGAAGGTTTTGAAAGAGGTGGAAGGGGTGAGTTTATTCAATTTCTTGGAATTTCAAAAGGTTCAGCAGGGGAATTGCGTTCACAAAATCATAGAGCATTTGATGTGAATTATATATCAAATGATGAATTTAAAAATATCAATACCCGTTGCATAGAAATAAGCCAAATGATTCAGGGACTAATGGATTATTTACAAAATTCCGAAATTAAAGGCACAAAATATAAAAAATGCGAACAACTTTAA
- a CDS encoding F420-nonreducing hydrogenase, which yields MANEKPKIKLAVYWGAGCGGCDVSVLDVHEALFTVVEHADLVFWPIALDFKVKDVEAMPDGNIDVTLFNGAVRNSENEHMAKLLRQKTKVMVAYGSCAHMGGIPGLANFSGKSEIFRRAYFDSESTLNPDKILPQTKYKVPEGELTIPEFYDDVKTLDQVVDVDYYLPGCPPQTERLVEVFMAIVTGAQLPPKGSVVGARDKAQCDECERKKSDNKLIKKFYRPWQIQDDGETCFLEQGVICMGPATRCGCGVRCIKGNAPCRGCYGPSSEAKDPGAKMLSAIATMIDAKEDAEIEKIIEDIEDPAGTFYRFSLPSAIIRKNIK from the coding sequence ATGGCAAATGAAAAACCTAAAATAAAACTTGCGGTGTACTGGGGTGCAGGATGCGGTGGTTGCGACGTTTCAGTTCTTGACGTACATGAAGCACTTTTCACTGTCGTTGAGCATGCCGACTTGGTGTTCTGGCCAATTGCTCTCGACTTTAAAGTTAAAGACGTTGAAGCAATGCCCGACGGAAATATTGACGTAACATTGTTCAATGGTGCTGTTCGCAACAGTGAAAATGAACACATGGCAAAACTTCTCAGACAGAAAACCAAAGTGATGGTGGCTTATGGTTCATGCGCTCACATGGGCGGAATTCCTGGTCTTGCAAACTTCTCCGGAAAAAGTGAAATTTTCAGAAGAGCATATTTCGATAGCGAATCTACATTGAACCCCGATAAAATTTTACCACAAACAAAATATAAAGTTCCCGAAGGTGAACTTACAATTCCTGAATTTTATGATGATGTAAAAACTTTAGACCAGGTTGTTGATGTGGATTATTATTTGCCGGGCTGCCCTCCGCAGACAGAACGGCTCGTTGAAGTTTTTATGGCTATTGTTACCGGTGCCCAACTTCCGCCGAAAGGTTCAGTAGTTGGAGCAAGAGACAAAGCACAATGCGATGAATGTGAAAGAAAAAAATCGGACAATAAACTTATAAAGAAATTTTACCGTCCATGGCAAATACAAGACGATGGCGAAACATGTTTCCTTGAACAAGGTGTGATTTGCATGGGACCAGCCACAAGATGCGGTTGCGGAGTGCGCTGCATTAAAGGCAACGCTCCATGTCGCGGTTGTTACGGACCATCATCCGAAGCAAAAGACCCCGGAGCAAAAATGCTCTCGGCTATTGCTACAATGATTGATGCAAAAGAAGATGCTGAAATCGAAAAAATTATTGAAGATATAGAAGACCCTGCAGGAACTTTCTATCGCTTTAGTTTACCCAGTGCTATTATTAGAAAAAATATAAAATAG
- a CDS encoding hydrogenase iron-sulfur subunit, with protein MSNNPIIVSFLCNWCSYTGADLAGTSRMKYSPNTRTIRVMCSGRVDPTFVLKAFKEGADGVLICGCHPGDCHYHEGNYKCLRRYYLLQKYIKQMGIEENRLKLEWISASEGKQFAELIDSFTETIRNLGPSKIKKTVETFI; from the coding sequence ATGAGCAATAATCCGATAATAGTATCGTTTCTGTGCAATTGGTGTTCATACACCGGTGCTGATTTAGCAGGAACATCAAGAATGAAATACTCTCCAAACACACGTACAATACGTGTGATGTGTTCAGGAAGAGTTGACCCTACTTTCGTTCTCAAAGCATTTAAAGAAGGAGCAGACGGAGTATTAATCTGTGGCTGCCATCCGGGAGATTGTCATTACCATGAAGGTAATTACAAATGTTTGAGAAGATATTATCTTTTGCAGAAATACATTAAGCAAATGGGAATTGAAGAAAATCGACTTAAACTCGAATGGATAAGTGCCAGCGAAGGAAAGCAATTTGCCGAACTTATTGACTCTTTCACTGAAACCATCAGGAATTTAGGTCCAAGCAAAATAAAAAAAACAGTTGAAACATTTATTTAA
- a CDS encoding CoB--CoM heterodisulfide reductase iron-sulfur subunit A family protein, protein MEKSRIGVYVCWCGTNIAKMVDVENVAEEMGKLPNVVIAKNYKYMCSDPGQDLIVKDIKEHNLNRVVVAACSPRIHELTFRKALQKAGINPYLFEMANIREQDSWVHTDRGEATKKAKALIAAAINRVNFHEPLDERTVDINPSTLVIGGGIAGISAALEIADSGKTVFLVERTNKLGGNTANVDLTFPYMLSAQQMLLPLIKRVQNNKNIQLFLETDIKEIYGYVGNFETTITPKNGKETKLNFGNIIVATGLKAFEAKKVANYGYGSLPNVITSSEFEKMALSGKIIKNDGSEPKNIAIIHCVGSRNKDYHEYCSRTCCMTALKYANQLRSALPKSNIFELYADMRAMGKGCEELYSETSKRKVMFLMFDQQNDLPKIRKAKSGEGSDLIIEMNEKLSGETVEVPADMVILMTGMEAHDNAKDIAHAVGISLCGNAFYIEKHPKLDPVATTTNGVYIVGSCQGPKDISDSICQARAAAARILGTIAKGSVSVEVTTAWVNEDICCGCQTCIKVCPYTAISFNEEKKVSVVNEILCKGCGTCGSACPTGAIRSRHFTDQQIISQIEGIMSMSLSLEFDKKLQEVNQ, encoded by the coding sequence ATGGAAAAATCAAGAATAGGTGTTTACGTTTGCTGGTGCGGAACCAACATCGCAAAAATGGTGGATGTTGAAAACGTAGCAGAGGAAATGGGTAAACTTCCCAATGTTGTGATTGCAAAGAATTACAAATACATGTGTTCTGACCCGGGGCAAGACCTTATTGTTAAAGATATAAAAGAACATAATCTGAATCGTGTTGTTGTTGCAGCATGTTCACCGCGAATACATGAACTTACTTTCAGAAAAGCATTGCAAAAAGCAGGAATTAATCCTTATCTTTTTGAAATGGCAAACATACGTGAACAGGATTCGTGGGTTCATACCGACAGGGGCGAAGCAACAAAGAAAGCTAAAGCACTTATTGCGGCAGCAATAAATCGTGTTAATTTCCACGAACCTCTTGATGAACGAACTGTTGATATCAATCCCAGCACATTGGTTATTGGCGGCGGCATCGCAGGAATATCAGCGGCTCTCGAAATTGCAGATTCGGGAAAAACTGTTTTTCTTGTTGAAAGAACAAACAAACTCGGCGGTAATACTGCAAACGTTGACCTTACATTCCCATACATGCTGAGTGCACAACAAATGCTTTTACCTTTAATAAAAAGAGTTCAGAATAATAAAAATATCCAGTTGTTTTTAGAAACCGATATAAAAGAAATTTATGGTTATGTCGGAAACTTTGAAACTACAATAACTCCGAAAAACGGTAAGGAAACAAAACTTAATTTCGGAAATATAATTGTTGCTACCGGCTTAAAAGCATTTGAAGCAAAAAAGGTTGCAAATTACGGTTATGGCTCATTGCCAAATGTAATTACTTCAAGCGAATTTGAAAAAATGGCATTGAGCGGTAAAATTATAAAGAATGACGGAAGCGAACCAAAAAATATTGCAATAATACATTGCGTTGGCAGCAGAAACAAGGACTATCACGAATACTGCTCAAGAACCTGTTGTATGACGGCTTTAAAATATGCAAATCAATTAAGGTCGGCATTACCAAAATCAAATATATTTGAATTATATGCCGACATGAGAGCAATGGGCAAGGGCTGCGAAGAATTATATTCGGAAACATCAAAAAGAAAAGTAATGTTCTTAATGTTCGACCAGCAAAATGATTTACCAAAAATCAGAAAAGCAAAATCGGGCGAGGGCAGTGATTTAATTATTGAAATGAATGAAAAACTTTCCGGTGAAACCGTTGAAGTTCCTGCTGACATGGTAATTCTCATGACAGGCATGGAAGCACATGATAATGCAAAAGACATTGCTCACGCAGTCGGAATAAGCTTATGCGGCAACGCTTTCTATATTGAAAAACATCCGAAACTCGACCCTGTTGCAACAACTACAAACGGTGTTTATATTGTAGGCAGTTGTCAAGGACCAAAAGATATTTCCGACTCAATTTGTCAGGCAAGAGCAGCAGCAGCACGAATACTCGGAACAATTGCAAAAGGTTCAGTTAGCGTTGAAGTTACTACCGCATGGGTAAATGAAGATATATGTTGCGGTTGTCAGACATGTATTAAAGTTTGTCCATACACTGCCATAAGCTTTAATGAAGAAAAGAAAGTTTCCGTTGTTAACGAAATTTTATGCAAGGGTTGCGGAACATGCGGCTCTGCTTGTCCAACAGGAGCTATCAGAAGCAGGCACTTTACCGACCAGCAAATAATATCACAAATAGAAGGAATTATGTCAATGTCATTATCATTAGAATTTGATAAAAAATTACAGGAGGTAAATCAATGA
- a CDS encoding 4Fe-4S dicluster domain-containing protein gives MIQRVNPNLVKDIEKFGKGTWNECFHCGNCTATCPLTEQGFLFPRKGYRAMQMGLKDTIAGSVEPWLCYYCGDCSKTCPRNANPGETMMTMRRYLTTVYDWTGFAKRIYTSKMFEIGAIFAIAIFVLILYVSFTFFPSGEGSWLGRDGGVLINKIAPWKRIHLGDWIMAGVLAFILVTNVFNMWLKIIVKDKSVKIPFTAYITEVFSLAWNFITQKKFNKCNDSKTYWFLHLFLMLSYVVLFTMIVFFLEWFQTDVIHPILHPQRFLGYIATVGLFAGIIYFIYNRFQKAKENSKFSHYTDWTFLVLLFLTTLTGIMLHFFRISGMPVATYVTYLIHLMCLVPMLTIEVPFSKWSHLAYRPVAVYFANLKKAAYKKNLEK, from the coding sequence ATGATACAAAGAGTTAATCCAAATCTTGTAAAAGATATTGAAAAATTTGGTAAAGGTACATGGAACGAATGTTTCCATTGCGGTAACTGCACTGCAACATGCCCATTGACAGAACAGGGCTTCCTGTTTCCCAGAAAAGGATATAGAGCCATGCAAATGGGACTTAAAGACACAATTGCAGGCAGCGTTGAACCATGGCTTTGTTATTACTGCGGTGATTGTTCAAAAACATGCCCCAGAAACGCAAACCCCGGCGAAACAATGATGACAATGAGAAGATACCTCACGACTGTTTACGACTGGACAGGATTTGCAAAAAGAATTTATACATCAAAGATGTTTGAAATAGGAGCAATTTTTGCTATTGCAATTTTTGTTCTGATACTTTATGTGAGTTTTACTTTCTTTCCTTCCGGTGAAGGAAGCTGGCTTGGAAGAGACGGAGGTGTTTTAATCAACAAAATTGCCCCATGGAAAAGAATTCACCTTGGCGACTGGATTATGGCTGGTGTTCTCGCTTTTATTCTTGTTACAAATGTTTTCAATATGTGGCTGAAAATTATTGTTAAAGATAAATCCGTCAAAATTCCTTTTACTGCATATATAACAGAAGTTTTTTCTCTTGCATGGAACTTCATTACACAAAAAAAATTCAACAAATGCAATGACTCTAAAACCTATTGGTTTCTGCATTTATTTTTAATGTTGAGTTATGTTGTGTTATTTACAATGATTGTATTTTTCCTTGAATGGTTCCAAACTGACGTAATTCACCCTATCTTGCATCCCCAGCGATTTTTGGGTTACATAGCAACCGTAGGATTATTTGCCGGAATAATTTATTTTATTTACAACAGATTTCAGAAAGCAAAAGAAAACAGCAAATTTTCACATTATACCGACTGGACTTTTCTGGTACTTTTATTCTTAACCACGCTCACCGGTATCATGCTGCATTTCTTCAGAATATCAGGAATGCCTGTTGCAACTTATGTAACTTACCTTATTCATTTAATGTGTCTGGTGCCTATGTTGACTATTGAAGTGCCTTTTTCCAAGTGGTCGCATCTGGCATATCGTCCTGTTGCTGTTTATTTCGCTAACCTGAAAAAGGCAGCATACAAAAAAAACTTAGAAAAATAA